The genomic region TAAACACAAGTATCACAATATATCAGAGGGATACAGGCTGGTTTACTTTACATCCATGTCAAATCTAGAGACAATATTAGAAGAATGCAAATTGGTTTAATGTTCAGTTCAAAACGACTATATGTTCCTAGCAAAACAGGTCTGACCTTTCAAACAGAAATGCTAAACCCTTGGGGTGAATTGTATATTGATCCCATACAATAATCCCTACTCAGTTGTTTATTTGTCGACCCCACTGCAGTTCCTCCGCGACCCCAACTTTGAAGCCCACTGCTCTAGTTATACCTCTGGTAACACGAGTGGCACACTATACCTTTCTTTGGCCGTGTGTTCATAACTATAGCAGCTTGCTTGAAAATAGAGGCACGTTTAGAAGCTTGATTGCTTTATATTGTGACACAGTGTAGTCAGTGTGCGTACCATTATTCTTACAGAGTTTTTGATGCGAACCCATGGCCCGTGCAGCTGCCTCCATCTCGTCCTTGAAGAGCTCCTCGGTGCCGAACTTGAGGATGTCGTCCAGCTCCTGTTTGGACATGGAGCCGGTCTTGGAGCCCAGGCCGGGCCTCACcaccaggtgagtcagcatcATCTTCCTCTTGGCCACCTGGGTGATGCGCTCCTCCACGCTAGCTCGCGTCACAAAGCGATAGATCATCACCTTCTTATTCTGACCTATACGGTGGGCCCTGCTGAATGCCTgcagcagagagatggagggagggaaagagagagaggcagagacagtgacagagttagaaataaagaaacataacaGGGAGTCAAGGAGGAAGACAAATAGAACGAGATAACACTGGGTTATAATGCATTCAGAagacagtatactgtatgtacagtatgcctGTGTTAGTCGGTACCATATCCCACAGTACCTGGATATCGTTGTGAGGGTTCCAGTCTGAGTCGTAGATGATGACGGTGTCTGCCGTGGCCAGGTTGATGCCCAAGCCTCCAGCTCGGGTGGAGAGCAGGAAGCAGAACTGCTGTGCACCCGGTGCTGCAGTAAGAATCAAGGCACACAGTCAATGAGTGAGTGAGTACGCGACTGTGAGTGCTGTTTGTGCTGCTCCCTgctggagaaagacagaacagcAGCGTAACTCACCGTTGAAGCGGTCGATAGCCTCCTGTCGTAGTCCCCCTGTGATGCCTCCATCAATGCGTTCATATTTGTAGCCCTCGTATTCCAGAAAGTCCTCAAGCAGATCCAGCATCTTAGTCATCTGGGAGAAGATGAGAACTCTGTGTCCTTCATCTTTGAGTTTCTTCAGCATCTTCTGGAGCAGGGTGAGTTTGCCTGAGGACTTGACCAGCTGGTTCCCATCATAAGAGCCATTGGGTAACACTGGTGCCTCCTGCGTGTACACAATGAGCAAATAACCCAACAAGAGGCCACAGcccctcacacacagacagtcaacTCTCACTGATAAACAAACATACCTGCATGTTGGCAAACTCTCAACTTCTACaatacacaccagtggaggctgctgaggggaggacggttcataataatggctggaatggaatcaatggaatggtatcaaccacatggaaaccaatgtgtttgataccattccattcacttccattccagccattattatgaaccgtcctgccctcagcagcctccaatgATACACATATTTAGAAACACAATTCCTCCTAAACATCAGTCCCTCCCCGCAGGCCTTAGCATGGTCTACCCCCTctgccctgtctcctcccctccctccctcctccctccctctacccggagggatcccatctctcctccctccctcaccacgGCTGCCACGGGGAACAGATAGGGGTGGTTGCAGCACTTCTTCAGGTCCATCATGATGTTGAGCAGGGACACCTGGTTGCCCCCGCCCTTGGAGTTGAGTGCCTCAAAGTTCCGCGTCAGGATAAACTTGTAGTACTTCCTGTGGGTCAGAGGTCAAACATGAAAGGCGGGATTAGGCCTGGGGGAACCACTCTGAAGGGGTTATATACAACAATGGGAGGTTCAACAGAAAAGTACTAGAAGAGGACTAACTAACTTCTGCATGGGGCTGAGCTCCACTCGTACAATGAGCTCTGTCTTGGAAGGCATGTTCTTGAAGACATCAGCCTTTAGTCTCCTGAGCATGTGTGGGCCCAGCAGATCATGCAGCTTCTTGATCTGGTCCTCCTTGGAGATGTCTGCAAACTCCTCCAGGAACCCCTCCAGGTTACTGCACAGACACAGCAAAACCGTTTATAGACACCATTTAAAGACAGCACAATCCCCATTTGTTCCAGTCGATGTTAAGAGGAGCAACTGACGCTTAAGTGTCCGCCATGGCTTTAGGCTATACTGTAAGCCTTAGTATGCAGGGATTTGAAAGGAGAACACTGTGGTAACAATTGAATCTCCCTCAGCATTAGGTCTTTACTCTCTGCTACTGCAGCAGGTAAGAGGCCCAAGAGGCAGGCTGCCAGGCTAATGGATGGCCACAGGAGGAAGTACAGCACAGCTCTTACTTGAATCTCTCTGGGGTGAGGAAGTTGAGCAGGTGAAACAGCTCCTCCAGGTTGTTCTGCAGAGGAGTGCCAGTCAGTAGCAGCTTATAGTAGATCTTATACCCATTGAGAATTCTGAAAAACTGTGGAACAGTGACAGCGACATTAAACACTCAACCAAGCCACAAATAAGAGTTGAGTCATAATGCTATACAAGGTTGATGATGTTGGAAGAGAGGAGATAGATAAGATACTGATCATAGATTGTAAAGAAATCAGAATTTGGACCTTAAGAAACACTATTAGCCAGTTGACCGTTCACCAGCgacaaaaaaaataacaattacATCCAATGGTTTAATTTGAGGTGTTGGATTACCTTTGACTGGTTGTTCTTCAGTCTGTGGGCCTCGTCCACCACTAGACAGGCCCAGTTAATGGAGCCCAGAATGGTCTGATCGATGGTGATTAGCTCATATGACGTCAGCAACACATGGAACTTGATGGCCGTGTCTTTCTGTCAAGACCAAAACAGAGAGTCTATATATGACTACCACTCTCCTTTGGCCTGTAAATGACACATGCTTGTAGATGTTTACTGAGATTCAATAAATTTTTATTTTATGGGGATACCTTCATACGGAAGACCTTGCGGCCTGTTTTGACCGCACTGTCCTCGAAGGTGAACTCGTTCTCCCGGATGACCGCCCGGCTTTCTTTGTCCCCAGTGTAGGTCACCACGTAGAAGTCTGGGGCCCACATCTCAAACTCCCTCTCCCAGTTGATGATGGTGGACAGGGGGGCACTGACCAGGTATGGCCCTTTGGAGTGACCCTGAGAGGGGAGGACATGTTTCAGCCGTGTTTCAGTCATGACTAAGGACACTGTTTGATGATATACACAACAGATATTGCATTACTTTCATCACTACTGATTCTATTGTGTATTGTATTTACTTAATAATGTCATGGAACATTAATAAACAAATAGACCCCTTTCCtgtatgagcctgtcctcctcacCCACCTCCTTGTAGAGTGAGTAGAGGAACACGATGGTCTGGACAGTCTTGCCCAGACCCATCTCGTCTGCCAGGATAGTGTCTGTGCCCTGTGCCCAGGAGAACCGCAGCCAGTTCAACCCCTCCAGCTGGTACGGGTGTAGGGTTCCCCCAGTGGCATTGATGTACCACGGTTGATGTTCAAACTTGATGGTAGGCTAGTGACGGGGAAAGAACAACCAAAGGTGTATCAGCTTATTGTTAAGCCAATAGTACAGTATGTTTTAGTCCCTAGTAATGATTCCCACTCACATCTATGATTGGAGCGTTAGGAGggatttctctctccctcctcttctcctcctctttgccCTTCTTTCCCTTTCTCACCACTAAAGGGCGCTGGTCGTCACCAATCATCTGCTCCCTGTCAAATCACAGGAGACGTCAACTAACAGTCTACTCAGGTTGTGAAATCGTGTGAAATATGTTTGTCTGTATGTGCAtgcgtaagagagagagagagagatacagtgaaagagagagagagacttctgtgagtgtaatgtttactgttcatttttgttatttatttcacttttgtatattatctacttcacttgctttggaaatgttaacatatgtttcccatgccaataaagccccttgaattgaattgagagagcgagagaaaagtgTGAGTTCTGAGCTGACCTGTGGTCCCAGTAGGAGTGTTTGGCGTTGTGATACTCAGGGACGTCAAAGTCATCCACCTCCCAGGTGCACTGGTCATAGGGCAGGTCTCTCCACTTGATCAGGTAGTGCACATCCCCATCCTTATCATAACTGTAGAGAACGCAAGGAACAATGACAATCACAACTCTGGGAGCTTCAGAATACAAAAGGAAAGGTTGCAATTACATATTTCAAACCTATGACAAAAATGTATGGTTGAGATTCCTGTCTCTAGTTTATTCCACTGTATATCAAGTGCTGAGCGTCAGTCTGGGGGAGAGAATGTCCCGACAGGgagaggaaggtgtgtgtgtctggggtggGCACCTGTGGTTGAGGATCCTGTGGATGACCATCCACTCTGGCTTGATGCCGTAGCGGTAGAATCTCTCCTCCATGGCAGCGTACTCTGGGTCTTTACTCTTCCTCTTCTCGTTGTTCAGCTCCTCCTCCCCAGAGCCGTAGTCGTACGGAGGGGGCTCGTCCATGTCGTTCTTCCTCTGGTAGTTACGGTACATCACCGCGTGGTACAGTTCCAACTGCACACACCACAGACAAGACCAtggcttaaccaacaatgctgcaGAAAATTATTGTCGTATTTgtgacaatgtgctgtaggaaaTGTAGAGTCTTGTAACTTCTGCAAGCTAGATTTTTAAAGTGAGAGTAAGCCAGTATATTTGACCATGGCTGACTTTCAAACACTGGCAAACCCCTCAGCAGCAGTCAAACAGACAAATGTGTGTCTCACCTGCAGTTCACTGACCCAGGAGCAGTGCCAGTAGGAGAGACCAGCCCACTTGACAAACAGCTCCCTCTCCGGGTGGCCCTTCAGGGGAGGCTTTACCAGCGGGTCCACAGTCTCTCCATCGGGGCCAGGGGGCACCTCAGTTGGTAAGGGGGGGTCCCCCCAAATCCAGTGGAGAATTCTCTGTACCTTCCCCTTTGGAGGTGGGcactggaggggaaaagagagttGTGTGAGACAGCATGGTattatctctctgttctctcttggGAGCCTGCACAGAGAATGACACTTTCATTTTGTTTCCAGCAGTCTATTTTAATAATGGAAAGCCAAGtgcattctcacaaataacatggtTCATCAACTGGATCATCACACTGACTGGTGGGAGAACTTGTCACTCACCATACAGCGTGGGCACAGCCACTCCCCATTGGGTATCTCAGGCAGTGGCGGGTTGAGGCAGTGGATATGGTAGGAGGAGGGGCAGGTGTCACAGCACAGCAGCTCCCCTCCGTCTTTACACACTCTGCAGAACTCCAGGTGGTCGTCCTCTTCCTCAACCGcaacctcctcttcctcatcgtcATCATCTTTGGCCTCCCACTGGATGCCCTCCTTCTCCTGAATGCACAGATGAGGGATAGTGATCATgtatatttttctacaatgtgATAGGGATGATGTACTTCTGTTGTGTTTAGTGATAGTCCAGGTTAAGGTGTACTACTCACACAGTGGGGGCAGCTCCACTTGCCCTCGGGAGCTTTCTCCAGCTCAGGGTCCAGACACACCAGGTGATAGGCTTTGGGACAGGTGTCACACAGGATGATCTCCCCTCCCTGCTGGCACACCTCACAGTAGTCCTGGTGGTCTGTCTCATAGCCGTCCCCATCCTCTCCTGAACACAAGACAGGAAACACAGATAAAAGTTCATGTAGTCTGTGTcttcacacacacagcagtaacaGTCATTAGGTTATGAGGGTTATGAAAAGGTAGGAAGATATACAGTATAAACTAGTGGAACATACTTTTCCTTTTTTTCCGACCCTTCCGGGCTTTCTTCTTGGCATTCCCCGAGGTATCAGAGCGCACCGAGGCACTGTGGATGCTGACATCATCAAAGTCCGACTCCTCCAGCCCAAAGTCCTCCTCACTCTGCCAACAGACACGAGTCATTCACAACCACACAGTCAATCAGCAATGAGAGCCAATAACATTCACACACAAGTTTGGACATAAAAACCCTAAAATTAGTATTTTGGGTGCTGTTTAACTAAGACAATAAGCACACACACTGTACCTCATCCATACCTGAGTGTGGGAAGAACAATCTACTGTATCTTCTCAAGTCATAGTTATGTGACTGAAGGTAAGAAAGAAGACGTGCCGCTCCAAACCTTACCGAGGAGGCTTTCTTCTTTGATTTGGTCTTCCTCCCTTTACTTTTCTTCTTTACCTCCTTTACAGTCTTTGTTTTCCGTCGAACCCCAGGCCCTATAGGACAACAACATCCAGCACAGGccagagaggtatagagggtaCTTTATTAGTACATTTCAATACATACTGATATACAGAATTATTTAATGACAGCCCTTACCCTTTCCCTCTTTGGTTTTGGCTTTTCTGATTTGCCCAGGCTGAGAGCTTGACAGTGTAGTGATCTCTTTGACAGAGGTGGGCGAGGCAACGGTGACCGTTTCCACGGCAGCAGCCACCGCAGCAGCCACAGCAGTTGCAGAGGTGCCTTTGAAGGGGTTGTTAGCGCTGAACTCTCGCCACTTGGCCCCTAACACTGTCATCATCTTTGACATGGGGATCTTAGGGTTCTTCTTGGCAATAAGTGGCCTGAGGAAAGTcagggaaagagaaagaacaCTGTAATCTTACTATCTTGTTATTTTCTTAGTTAATTATATACTGTAACAATCACCAGAACTAGTGGTGACCCATCTGTGTGACGTCCCCTCTGTGTTGTGTGAGTACTTTGATTGTGATTTGTCAACCAATGTCTTGTGGTTCGGCACATTGGTCTCTCTGAGATACTCGGTCAATGCATTCAGTCTCTGAGCTTCCAGGCTGTCACACACAgccacaacatctctctctctctctctctctctctctaacaaacAGTCCAGTGTTCACCACACTGCTCCAGTATCTCTATACAGTTTTATTTGGATATACTCAAACTACAACTAAGCTACACAGCCATGACAGCCATCCATAGACAAGAAAGGCAGTAAATGATGATCCTATAGGTATAGTACCTGAGGAACTGGCTGAAGGCCTTGTAGTTGGTGAGGGTTGTATAGTCCTCCTCTGTGAAGCCATACTGCACATCCTCCAGACCCCACTCCTGCATCAGCTGACTGGACGACTTGGGCTCCTGGGGCACAACAACACTGAAGTAAGAGTTCAGTCTATAAATCCACAAAGGCCCCAAATAATATCAAATGCATATCAAACTAGACAGAGATGTTTTAACAGAGGCACTCTTACTGTACCTTATTATTTTCATCAtcttcgtcatcatcatcatcgtcatcctcctcctcctcttctctcttcttccgtttgggtttcttctctttcttatccttaggtttcttcttcttctttgtggTAGGGGCGTAGGTGCTGCTCTCGCTCTCTGAGCCAATCTCTGGACCCTGCAGTGGACGGTCATCCTCCCGCTCAGGGATCTGCTCCTTCAAGTCACTGCCACCACCTCcgactcctccacctcctcctccctgtcacacacacagatacaacatTGTTTATCGTCTCAACACTATCATTACTTTCACTTATAATCTCACCCCCTCTGCCTGTCAATCATTCAGGAGACATTTGATGCACAGACAATGAGTCAGCAAATAACACTAACATACAGAGTCTGTACTTCAAGAGGAAAGATAGTCCCCCATACCATCTGGATAATGATGACCATTTGTAACCATTTCAGGAAGCTAGGCATATATcgcacatcactacttcacaggagaggcatttgaacgtaaacatttattttttatcaaaatgcttTTTTGGCaggaatgccttctggaacatgtgaatttTCATGTGCCTTTATTACAAaagtgtatgccatctgtaaatatgaatgaaCATTGTtcaattacaagcctagttggtttagccacggaaaaagccaggaaccttcccactagccacaattggctgagataatggaaaATAagaagccgtcattgaaaataagaatttgttcttaactgacttgcctagtaaaataaaggtaaaataaaaatataaataaataagttaacccactgttcctaggccgtcattgaaattaagaatttgttcttaactgacttgcctagttaaataaaataaaggttaaaatgtATGGATAATCcttgctactgctctcaacaacAATGAtcccctgaatttagcaggcgctatTGACAAAGATCAGTGGGGAAAAGTGGggaaaagttgtgatggactgcTTTATGCACAGGGTCAGTGagaaccagagtgacttgacacaatggGCCAAACAAGCTGTAGCTCCAAAACAAAACGGAAACGACACAGCTAGACGTCTTACTTAGTTAAAGTGGTTCCAGTCTTCCGTGAAGCAGACTGGAActatgtatacgggtaagagtctagcaaaagtttcagatattataagtttctaattttgtcagaaagtcgttttcattgcaagttaaagcatactgttcactacctagcaaacgttagctcgctggctcactagctaacgttacgtgtatgatctgtgtagtaatattatttgtatctcagaaagcTATTTGCATTGCTatatatagcctaatgttagctagctacagtagctaacatTGAAGTtggttggttagctttagctacctgcatatTCACACAACAGCATTTCATGCATGGTGGCTAGCTATGTTAATCCATTTGTACGGTAAGGGTTGGGATTatagttaattgtttagctagctaactagctacatgcCAAAACAAAAAACTTCACTtcgccagatgattacatgatccatcaagttagccaggtgtgtctgggggtgattatggccatctattgtatttcatgaacatgcatacatgtctagacaataatGACCcaaccacttagctagatgtggctggggggtaGGTATAGCATTTTGTTCGCATGACCCATTATTTACACACgtgtttaccagagacagtaAAGTGAAGAaaaacatgacctgcaccaaagttaGATTGGGATATAGGCCTAGAACTAGATAAATTGTATttttactagaggtcgaccgattaatcggcaagACAAATAAATtaaggctgatttcaagttttcataacaatcggtaatctgcctttttggacgccgattatggccaattatattgcaatccacgaggaaactgcatggcaggctgaccacctgttacacgaGTGTAGAATCAAAAGAACCTGGTGgatgcaaggagccaaggtaagttgttaGCAAGCATTAcatttatcttataaaaaacaatcaatcttaacataatcactagttaactacacatggttggtgatattactaggttaactagcttgtcctgcattgcatataatcaatgcggtgcctgttaatttatcattgaatcacagcctacttcaacttcgccaaatgggtgatgTGGTAACAAAAGCGCTTTCACgtaaaaagcacaatcgttgcacaaatgtacctaaccataaatagCAAtccctttcttaaaatcaatacacagaagtatatattttaaacctgtatatttagttaaaataaattaatgttagcaggcaatattaactagggaaattgtgtcaattctcttgcgttcagtgcaagcagtgtcagggtatatgcaacagtttatatgcaacagtttgggtttattatattataattaagtctatgatttgatatttgatatttgatagagcagtctgactgagtggtggtaggcagcagcaggctcgtaagcattcattcaaacagcactttactgcgtttgccagcagctcttagcaatgcttgaagcacagcgctgtttatgacttcaagcctatcaactcccgagattaggctggcaatactaaagtgcctataagaacatccaatagtcaaaggtatttgaaatacaaatggtatagagagaaatagtcgacgcgtcataattcctataataactacaacctaaaacttcttaactgggaatattgaaccaccagctttcatatgttctcaggaacttaaacgttagctttcttacatggcacatattgcacttttacttccttctccaacactgtgtttttccattatttaaaccaaattgaacatgtttcattatttattggaGACTAAATAGatgttatttatgtattatatttagttaaaataaaagtgttcattgttcattcagtattgttgtaattgtcattattatatatatatataaaaatcagcCGATtgatcggtatctgctttttttggtcttccaataatctgtatcggtatcggcgttgaaaaatcataatcggtcaacctcacATTTTTACCTGGAGTTTTGCCATATTTTAGGCTGCTACTTTCCACtgtagtcttgaaatctttggttgtttactacaatACTTTACTCAGTATGTTTATCACATTGCCCCATATGTAAATCcgtaaagagatgggtggggctaacgCTTAAGAgagtgtgaatgatgctgaattggtgtagacaaagaagagctctccagtagggcCATTTTCTAAAAAGTGTGGTTACAaatgtatcaactttcaaagcagaattactttcccattgttcctcaactgcagtgtattatacaccattttgtagctgagtctctacttttatccaatgtaagaaacaccatttcaaattttgctataTAAGATGGAATCGAGGTGGTCAGTCACATTTCATCAATTGAATATCTAGCACCCAGCTTGTTGAGAGCTCCATAGAAGTCATGATCAGAGGCTTGTTCACCTCTAAACTGGCTGCTGCTTACACAGAAACTGCAACAACACAGCATCATACACCTTGAGCGGCTGCTCAATCACATCTCCCCCTCCCAGCCACAGTCAATAAGACTAGGGCAGGTATTGTCTCCTTCTATTGTCTCCATGGCCTCGCTATGGCAACATCTGGAAGGCTACACAGATTAACGTTTATAGATAAAGTGTATGAGTGAGCACTGGCattggcttgtgtgtgtgtgtgtgtgtgtgcgtgtgagtgtgtgtgtgtgtgtgtgcgtgtgagtgtgtgagtgtgtgtgtgtgtgtgtgtgtgtgtgtgtgtgtgtgtgtgtgtgtgtgtgtgtgtgtgtgtgtgcgtgcgtgtgcatgaaAGAGCTGTGTGCAGCTTGTTGCCTGTTGCACAGTAGGCCTGTGTGGATCCATGGAGAGACTCGCAGGCGTCTCGCTCTGTGGCGCAGGGGAAAGGCTCACGTTGCCGCAGCGCCCGCCAACCCCACCGCCAGCCCGTCTGTGTTGCCATGGCGACCAACCCGTGCAGAGTCtggagctctctctctcgctccctctctctctcttaccctcacTCTATAGCAGCAGCAGCCAATGAAACGGTGCCATCCAATCAGACACGTTTGCATAACGAGCTTGTTATGCAGAGGCCTGTGGTTGCAGAGCCTGTGTTCCAGCGCCCGTCTAGACAAATCTCATTTATGcatacagagaaggagagagaatgagtttGGAGGGAGGTCCAAA from Oncorhynchus kisutch isolate 150728-3 linkage group LG5, Okis_V2, whole genome shotgun sequence harbors:
- the chd5 gene encoding chromodomain-helicase-DNA-binding protein 5 isoform X2 yields the protein MPGSLSNEDEGQEDMDFEDEIPDEDEDGQRNTVPLTPLDSYFTDNDSLKQQKKKKPKKMKEGKMPKVKKRKKEGGGGGGVGGGGSDLKEQIPEREDDRPLQGPEIGSESESSTYAPTTKKKKKPKDKKEKKPKRKKREEEEEDDDDDDDEDDENNKEPKSSSQLMQEWGLEDVQYGFTEEDYTTLTNYKAFSQFLRPLIAKKNPKIPMSKMMTVLGAKWREFSANNPFKGTSATAVAAAVAAAVETVTVASPTSVKEITTLSSSQPGQIRKAKTKEGKGPGVRRKTKTVKEVKKKSKGRKTKSKKKASSSEEDFGLEESDFDDVSIHSASVRSDTSGNAKKKARKGRKKRKREDGDGYETDHQDYCEVCQQGGEIILCDTCPKAYHLVCLDPELEKAPEGKWSCPHCEKEGIQWEAKDDDDEEEEVAVEEEDDHLEFCRVCKDGGELLCCDTCPSSYHIHCLNPPLPEIPNGEWLCPRCMCPPPKGKVQRILHWIWGDPPLPTEVPPGPDGETVDPLVKPPLKGHPERELFVKWAGLSYWHCSWVSELQLELYHAVMYRNYQRKNDMDEPPPYDYGSGEEELNNEKRKSKDPEYAAMEERFYRYGIKPEWMVIHRILNHSYDKDGDVHYLIKWRDLPYDQCTWEVDDFDVPEYHNAKHSYWDHREQMIGDDQRPLVVRKGKKGKEEEKRREREIPPNAPIIDPTIKFEHQPWYINATGGTLHPYQLEGLNWLRFSWAQGTDTILADEMGLGKTVQTIVFLYSLYKEGHSKGPYLVSAPLSTIINWEREFEMWAPDFYVVTYTGDKESRAVIRENEFTFEDSAVKTGRKVFRMKKDTAIKFHVLLTSYELITIDQTILGSINWACLVVDEAHRLKNNQSKFFRILNGYKIYYKLLLTGTPLQNNLEELFHLLNFLTPERFNNLEGFLEEFADISKEDQIKKLHDLLGPHMLRRLKADVFKNMPSKTELIVRVELSPMQKKYYKFILTRNFEALNSKGGGNQVSLLNIMMDLKKCCNHPYLFPVAAVEAPVLPNGSYDGNQLVKSSGKLTLLQKMLKKLKDEGHRVLIFSQMTKMLDLLEDFLEYEGYKYERIDGGITGGLRQEAIDRFNAPGAQQFCFLLSTRAGGLGINLATADTVIIYDSDWNPHNDIQAFSRAHRIGQNKKVMIYRFVTRASVEERITQVAKRKMMLTHLVVRPGLGSKTGSMSKQELDDILKFGTEELFKDEMEAAARAMGSHQKLWDIKDGDEGSVIHYDDNAISKLLDRSQNATEDTEIQNMNEYLSSFKVAQYVVKDEDAEEEPQREIIKQEENVDPDYWEKLLRHHYEQQQEDLARNLGKGKRIRKQVNYNDTSQEDQEWQDDLSDNHSEYSVGSEDEDEDFEERPEGGRRHSRRQLKSDRDKPLPPLLARVGGNIEVLGFNARQRKAFLNAIMRWGMPPQDAFNSHWLVRDLRGKSEKEFRAYVSLFMRHLCEPGADGAETFADGVPREGLSRQHVLTRIGVMSLVRKKVQEFEHVNGKYSTPDLIPIGLELKKLTESLSSDPNTPVPASPAATPQPPGSPVPPEKMDSISGPAEDKEPTEQECKNLPELETHVSTESSSQVEKTDIAPDSDETEKGSTEDKPVSSEESSEMTDIPSALIEPSINPKEPPSIQTELLSNQSSPKAEPCRETEKSLEKGDSDPAPTKPEEKELNPVVSDEVKSEDLLVPEGRLNGEKETQEEMEEVRRELLEKNGFKMRFMFNIADGGFTELHTLWQNEERAAVSSGKMYDIWHRRHDYWLLAGIVTHGYARWQDIQNDPRYAIHNEPFKTEMHKGNYLEMKNKFLARRFKLLEQALVIEEQLRRAAYLNMTQDPSHPAMALNTRFAEVECLAESHQHLSKESLAGNKPANAVLHKGLSSPSVYTAAGLKHCLQTQDLVLNQLEELLSDMKADVTRLPNMLSRIPPVSSRLQMSERSILSRLTSRGNEPPPQQPFGQGSFACSQMYSTGFGGSFRGPAGEAMVNYSQMPLGPYVSVSNGPPPPSSHLDKKSCDHLRHVTTPDLKSGKPSDVICIED